From the genome of Novipirellula aureliae, one region includes:
- a CDS encoding sulfatase encodes MNRVFVLISSLALLASGTLQAAEKPNVLFIAVDDLNDWAGYRGNQDAITPNMDRLAGQGMWFSQAYCQYPLCGPSRASIMSGLYYHQLGSTQLQADDAFVEDQAQAIGSELLHGYLKNHGYKTMAVGKIQHRHLAPKKLDLSGGRGGWDYFKDEQGKRTKVNFLSGKTLTDWAVYPYDEDKMSDSKAARWAVERLEEKHEEPFMLMVGFLRPHAPWYVPQKYFDQYDKDKLVLPPYDPNDFDDLPEAALGMLNQGYPRTEWAIQENQWRDIIHAYMASITFADAKVGEVLDALDASPYRDNTIVILWSDHGYHMGEKNTFQKHTLWNRSAVAPLIIKVPQSVDHNAKTGPCDQVVSLIDLYPTVVDLCGLPPNDVVVGRSLKPLLENPARPWDFPAFTFKRDTRKSVQYGPYRYIEYEDGSMELYDHRKDPNEWTNLAENPEHKQVLQRLQAMFTEYKTFEKKIP; translated from the coding sequence ATGAATCGGGTGTTTGTTTTAATCAGTTCCCTTGCCTTGCTTGCCTCTGGCACGCTTCAGGCTGCGGAGAAACCCAATGTTCTTTTCATTGCGGTTGATGACCTCAATGATTGGGCAGGATACCGCGGTAATCAAGATGCCATCACGCCGAACATGGATCGGTTGGCGGGGCAGGGGATGTGGTTTAGCCAAGCCTACTGCCAATACCCGCTCTGCGGGCCCTCCCGCGCCAGTATTATGAGCGGACTGTATTACCACCAGCTTGGATCCACGCAGCTTCAGGCCGATGATGCGTTCGTGGAAGACCAGGCTCAGGCGATCGGATCCGAACTGCTTCATGGCTATCTTAAAAATCATGGCTACAAAACGATGGCGGTCGGAAAAATCCAGCATCGGCATCTGGCGCCGAAAAAACTGGATTTGTCGGGTGGTCGCGGCGGCTGGGATTACTTCAAAGACGAACAGGGAAAACGCACAAAGGTTAATTTTTTAAGCGGGAAAACTCTGACGGACTGGGCCGTCTATCCGTACGACGAGGATAAGATGAGCGACTCCAAGGCAGCCCGGTGGGCAGTGGAACGCCTCGAGGAAAAGCATGAGGAACCCTTTATGCTGATGGTCGGGTTTCTTCGGCCACATGCCCCTTGGTATGTCCCCCAGAAATATTTCGACCAATACGACAAGGATAAACTGGTTCTGCCCCCTTATGATCCCAACGACTTCGACGATCTCCCAGAGGCAGCGTTGGGCATGCTCAACCAGGGCTACCCAAGAACCGAATGGGCGATTCAGGAAAATCAATGGCGGGATATTATTCATGCCTACATGGCAAGTATCACGTTTGCAGATGCGAAGGTGGGTGAGGTCTTGGACGCTCTGGATGCTAGTCCCTATCGCGACAATACCATCGTGATCCTCTGGTCCGATCACGGGTATCATATGGGAGAGAAAAACACGTTCCAGAAGCATACTCTGTGGAATCGATCCGCCGTGGCTCCATTGATCATCAAGGTGCCGCAATCCGTTGATCATAACGCAAAGACGGGACCGTGTGATCAAGTGGTGAGCCTGATCGATCTCTATCCGACGGTGGTGGATCTGTGCGGTCTCCCACCAAATGACGTTGTCGTCGGTCGCAGCCTGAAACCATTGTTGGAGAATCCTGCCAGACCCTGGGATTTCCCCGCCTTCACCTTTAAGAGAGACACCCGGAAATCAGTGCAGTATGGACCTTACCGCTATATCGAATACGAAGATGGGTCGATGGAACTCTATGACCATCGAAAGGATCCCAATGAATGGACGAACCTAGCGGAGAATCCTGAGCACAAGCAGGTTCTCCAGAGGCTGCAAGCGATGTTTACCGAATACAAAACGTTCGAGAAAAAAATCCCCTAA
- a CDS encoding FecR domain-containing protein, producing MNPRQEHSQRFDQVHELVTKLLEGTATEAEQQQLQEAVINDCEVRLEYIRYIQEVSHIASRLVPPQTTDIHSKAMVLEAFKISEDAPFNHATSPSIAGAHRPKLPYSWIGTAAVTAAILLVILSFQLGVGRVDLDPSKTESIAHSTQSHPHDSQAPDHGKEVATLLQGTNVIWDSLHRSVEDLHRISIGQTLCIHEGSLKLVFDTGVEALVLAPCLIEIQDRDRVYCSYGRIAAKANDSGIGFMIDTPVARVTDLGTEFGVSISDSGDTEVAVFKGKVNVGPNPTLQQNKNATPVRGQRLVQGQATLVGRDGQSRRVFSIDNQRLPGVRDLAPLHLNSPVISEVRDNIGDRHPENRMFYRIVQAGLREDSQAFVDRNHEWNGLSEDGMPAELIGADYVMPFNDDKFADNLVVRVAIARPATVYIFFCDNTPAPDWLTTRFEDTGLDLGLDEVAGRYHSDRKLSVGPAQSIDNTFSIWKRTVDQPQELVLGSFERPADVQLGYNMYGIAAVAR from the coding sequence ATGAATCCTCGCCAAGAACATTCACAGCGTTTTGATCAAGTCCATGAACTGGTGACCAAGTTACTCGAAGGGACTGCGACCGAAGCCGAGCAACAGCAGCTTCAGGAAGCCGTTATCAACGATTGCGAAGTCCGACTCGAGTATATTCGCTACATCCAAGAGGTCTCGCATATCGCATCCCGACTGGTGCCTCCCCAAACCACCGATATCCATTCGAAAGCGATGGTTCTCGAAGCGTTTAAAATCTCGGAGGATGCTCCTTTCAACCACGCGACATCGCCCAGCATAGCCGGTGCGCATCGCCCCAAATTGCCTTACAGCTGGATCGGCACCGCCGCCGTCACTGCGGCGATTTTACTGGTTATATTGTCTTTCCAATTGGGCGTTGGCCGAGTGGATCTCGATCCGTCTAAAACCGAATCGATCGCGCATAGCACTCAGAGTCATCCTCACGATTCGCAAGCCCCCGACCATGGCAAGGAAGTCGCAACGCTTCTTCAAGGCACCAATGTCATCTGGGATAGCCTGCATCGATCGGTTGAAGACCTTCATCGCATTTCAATCGGACAAACTCTTTGTATCCACGAAGGTTCGTTGAAGCTGGTATTTGACACCGGCGTCGAGGCACTGGTCTTAGCTCCGTGTCTAATTGAAATCCAGGATCGAGACCGTGTGTATTGCTCGTATGGTCGAATCGCTGCCAAAGCAAACGACAGTGGAATAGGGTTCATGATCGACACCCCCGTTGCACGTGTCACAGACCTGGGTACCGAATTTGGAGTTTCAATTAGCGATTCCGGGGATACCGAAGTCGCAGTCTTCAAAGGCAAGGTCAATGTTGGCCCCAATCCCACACTTCAGCAAAACAAGAACGCGACGCCAGTTCGAGGCCAGCGTTTGGTTCAGGGACAAGCGACTTTGGTTGGCCGCGATGGCCAATCACGGCGAGTCTTTTCGATCGATAACCAACGCCTTCCCGGTGTCCGCGATCTTGCTCCACTGCACTTGAACAGCCCGGTCATTTCCGAGGTGCGAGACAACATCGGTGACCGCCACCCTGAAAATCGAATGTTCTATCGAATCGTCCAGGCCGGCTTGCGAGAAGACAGCCAAGCATTTGTTGACCGAAACCACGAGTGGAACGGACTTAGCGAAGACGGGATGCCAGCGGAGCTGATTGGTGCCGACTATGTGATGCCGTTTAACGATGACAAGTTTGCCGATAACCTAGTGGTCCGTGTCGCAATTGCTAGACCGGCAACGGTTTACATCTTCTTCTGTGACAATACGCCCGCCCCCGATTGGCTTACGACCCGTTTTGAAGACACCGGACTCGACCTGGGGCTTGATGAAGTCGCCGGTCGATACCATTCGGATAGAAAACTATCCGTCGGCCCCGCCCAGAGTATCGACAATACGTTTTCGATCTGGAAACGCACCGTCGATCAGCCTCAGGAACTAGTCCTAGGATCCTTTGAACGTCCTGCAGATGTGCAGCTGGGATACAACATGTACGGCATTGCGGCAGTAGCCCGCTGA
- a CDS encoding MG2 domain-containing protein, protein MTGYNQCFVQATLTAVLMIGSIAANGQEGQEQPDPLANAKAAMRAADFATAIDALDAVRNAEEPQARDADDEALYLKSLAQFHLKQHRAAIETSDALIASHPDSAWFLKTRFLKAAALAALRQFKEAEVIYEQEAQRLLSSDRKHEIAGVIISFAEALATKSDPNDVGALPPDYQKAYKLYGKVLEMEIARDLRDEVMFRRASVIQQAGNHGQAIEDFRAYLVEFDPQWTGAVGSATRMAGRKRENPLPAGKHILASRYHLVEAQLMAGQAAAARVNAEDLLKLLGDDAERLPADSSLAADTMWLLVKTYNLPQPSAEELDKGLNVTRDFLAAYPSHVRAVQAAWFLPETYRYHHRADQAIAEYEDFIAGDGFVLPKGDAATDRLEDLRKSPAELRDEWQKTALYRIGEIRFGQRDYNAATEVWTRYINQFPNGPDWSNCQRGVVNAEYQAAVDAVADKDDAKAKNLFEVFLDKHPLDSRAAQILFLFGQIDLVAAQKLEADNAAADKIATAYENAVGRWQRLVTKYPNTEPSSLALYKIGVIYEEKLGDLEKALETYRRLTWGSSAGQAKSRIALMTQKHLTVTTERKFRTNETAVVKVNTRNIEKLTFKQYFLDLEAYFRKTHAVGRVDGLDIDLIQPDKTWEVVIDEYLKYSPLEQEIEIPFEQGQAGVSIVHVSDEDFEATTLVVRSNLDLISKSSRREVLVFVQDMLRGEPAEGVKLLVSNGEKVLATGATGDDGVYQGKFDELKDAGKVRVFAMLDGSVASDLVDLSGLKLSQGLAAKGYLYTDRPAYQPGQMVKFRGIIREVKDGAYSAPANDEYEIAITDSAGRLLYEQPVALSEFGTFDSEFQLDSNAAVGTYQLVARKPRGPTYASTFNVQPFKLEKLRLRLDTDREVYFRGEEVELSIVADYYWGQPAAEKLVRYSLPDGRAFVEKTDAEGKLAVTFDTSGMQPGAPLRFQASIEGENVTTSHAAVLALKGFEIAVKPSRPLALSGEPIEVEIKTTTPDGEPVGKQVRLFVLRRATPTANPVLSGVPWIHIARRPAEEVTIMERNVETDTETGVAKLQLKDKSLEKGGLYILRVSGEDRFQQVVTKQATVQISDDDDATKLRLFSKTDTLQVGGSAMVRLHSRVNAKLALVTFEGETIISHRVMPLKKGFNPIDMSIDHQHFPNFRLTVSLMDGDQLRSTHKPFRVERELNVEIKPLAESYAPGELGKVELTVTDQLGRPVEAELSLALVDEALFAIFRDTTPNILQFFQKDAYRYAEFRQASTCGFRYEATTRRVIKAYLDEREWLAQRAAELRQMAELQGRQEGMRAQVSGIMTLEGESQPALNAPAEDPFGDADSESRLGGMGGGMGGGGGDSRSNQQMFGFDAPTNGGLAANEGANWSDLSMRRQSGSQRFASNGRDANRKQVEAPREELPEAGWWTGSIVTDANGKTTVEIPMPESTSEWRMTARGASVDTLVGQATASVQTRQDFFVTVKTPRSLQEGDSVQVIARVHNLTEYAGPVDLQLTVLGGQELTSRLAERSLRVDIEKQGVVEAVFDAVTIPSTGQLRLEVTAIAGDLSDTLAQTIPIRPWGLEFADQAGGISTTDATAYVELPEGRPYQTQWLAISVGPSLQQSLIDMAMGGGPLPMTSSGGAAKSRLLGGCIFPPPPSWGRQPGSDLLAVVSALEYAKSFKAPREDIERLLRRGRTLVSSLVVSQGEKGGWNWHGASDQPDWAVSSLNFWALSESKRLGLVVHDDAYQKGRTFLENVFTSLAQADTDAKAVVLHALSTAKAADFAHVNRLHRERNGLSSPALAYTALTLANLGRMDHAGEVLDVLEAKGQTDEQRLFWPGSTKQPWLNDPIESTAVTAIALIKVRPKSPQVEKAIGYLLNKKGVWGFTPAKANGPAVAALALYYRLGQHAADDYKLRLLVNGKEFETIHSLGAEQTLIRAVPEELVKAGKNQVDFKIEGRGEYAYSVSLRGFSSELKDPESWTYPMVRNRWYRHAPLEYRGRPIGPISTSSVKNIEVGQRVMVHVDVFERQDHTMYTTVEEHLPAGMMLVEGSLSGQFDHHVVEDDRILMYYRPDRRVADYRYELVGYATGNYRVLPTVIRDTLQPQRMRIGESGELRVLKPGVESDDPYAMNDSERFALGKLHFDDGLYRQAVGYLAPLFADKQRYQEKEVARMLLWIYTSDEFYDAQQIVDVFEVLRERFPTLEIPYDKILTVGKAYRDIGEFERAYQVYRATIDASFVNDSNVSAVLEDEGQFLGSIDYQEDLWRSYPDTADVSAAFFAISQSLYQQAPRAHELAKQQRQISIERGDDKPTEAPSKVAMLRETIRLLSEFLTLYPNNPLADDAAFSMANALLDLKQYELVVEACDQYQERFEKSDFQSGFQYMTALGHFWQRQHVQALAAATVVAEGESKDRDFARYIIGQIYHAENDPANAIQWYEKVATQYADAQQAIDYFEAKHVAMDEINIFKPGDPVKIALRYRNVAEARCQVYRVDLMRLYLREKNLANVTKVNLAGIAPLVETTIQLGDGKDYVDKDRTIQLDIAEEGAYLVICRGDDLFTSALALVTPLEVEVQEDAVSGRVRANVINSQDKQYVPEVHVKAIGSADDEFRSGETDLRGIFIADNIRGKATIIAREGNARYAFYRGDDWLGAQDEESQPEAKPSSSAQRGTQLDYQQNLKFYNGIIQRENFDSYDQMRRGKNQGVQVQKAQ, encoded by the coding sequence ATGACCGGTTATAACCAGTGTTTCGTCCAAGCGACCCTCACCGCGGTTCTCATGATCGGCAGTATCGCTGCCAATGGCCAGGAAGGCCAAGAACAGCCCGATCCACTTGCCAATGCCAAGGCAGCCATGCGGGCGGCCGATTTTGCGACGGCGATTGATGCCTTGGACGCGGTGCGGAACGCGGAGGAACCCCAGGCACGCGACGCGGACGACGAGGCGCTTTACCTGAAGTCCCTGGCCCAGTTCCATCTCAAGCAACACCGGGCAGCTATCGAGACGAGCGACGCGCTGATCGCCTCGCATCCCGACTCGGCTTGGTTCCTCAAGACGCGATTCCTCAAGGCCGCTGCGTTGGCGGCGCTTCGACAATTCAAAGAAGCGGAAGTGATTTACGAGCAAGAGGCACAACGACTGCTCTCTTCGGATCGCAAACATGAGATCGCTGGAGTCATCATCTCATTCGCCGAGGCGCTCGCTACGAAGTCTGATCCCAATGACGTTGGCGCATTGCCGCCTGACTATCAGAAGGCGTATAAGCTTTACGGCAAAGTGCTAGAGATGGAGATCGCACGCGACCTTCGAGACGAGGTGATGTTCAGACGGGCTTCCGTAATTCAACAGGCGGGCAACCACGGTCAGGCGATTGAGGATTTCCGCGCCTACCTCGTCGAGTTTGATCCGCAGTGGACGGGGGCCGTCGGATCGGCCACTCGAATGGCTGGCCGCAAACGCGAGAATCCGCTGCCTGCCGGCAAACATATCCTGGCGTCGCGGTATCACTTGGTCGAGGCTCAGCTGATGGCTGGTCAGGCGGCCGCCGCAAGGGTCAACGCGGAAGATCTCTTAAAATTGTTGGGGGACGATGCAGAGAGACTGCCCGCGGACTCGTCACTGGCTGCCGACACGATGTGGTTGTTAGTGAAGACATACAATTTGCCACAGCCGAGTGCGGAAGAACTGGACAAAGGATTGAACGTGACTCGCGATTTCCTGGCTGCTTACCCCAGCCATGTTCGAGCGGTCCAGGCAGCTTGGTTTTTACCAGAAACCTATCGCTACCATCACCGTGCCGATCAGGCCATCGCTGAGTATGAAGACTTCATTGCCGGGGACGGCTTCGTGCTGCCGAAAGGAGATGCCGCAACCGATCGACTGGAAGACCTGAGAAAGTCGCCAGCGGAATTGCGGGACGAGTGGCAAAAGACGGCGCTTTACCGGATCGGAGAAATCCGCTTTGGGCAGCGGGACTATAACGCCGCGACCGAAGTGTGGACTCGGTACATCAATCAATTCCCCAACGGTCCTGACTGGTCTAACTGCCAGCGGGGCGTCGTCAATGCGGAATATCAGGCGGCTGTCGATGCCGTTGCCGACAAGGACGATGCAAAAGCGAAGAATCTCTTCGAGGTGTTCCTCGACAAACATCCGCTCGACAGCCGAGCCGCTCAGATTCTGTTCCTGTTTGGTCAAATCGACTTGGTCGCAGCTCAGAAACTCGAAGCCGACAATGCTGCTGCTGACAAAATAGCGACCGCCTACGAAAACGCGGTTGGCCGTTGGCAACGGCTCGTGACCAAGTACCCCAATACCGAACCGTCGTCGTTGGCTCTCTACAAAATCGGCGTCATCTATGAAGAGAAGCTGGGTGATCTGGAAAAGGCGCTCGAGACCTATCGGCGGCTCACGTGGGGATCGTCGGCGGGGCAAGCGAAATCACGGATTGCTTTGATGACTCAGAAGCACTTGACGGTAACGACCGAGCGAAAATTTCGTACCAATGAAACCGCTGTCGTGAAAGTGAACACTCGAAACATCGAGAAACTGACTTTTAAACAATACTTCCTCGACCTGGAAGCTTACTTTCGCAAAACACACGCAGTGGGCCGAGTGGATGGACTCGATATCGACCTCATTCAGCCCGACAAGACATGGGAGGTCGTCATTGACGAGTACTTGAAGTACTCTCCTCTGGAGCAGGAGATTGAGATCCCGTTCGAGCAGGGGCAAGCGGGCGTGTCGATCGTCCATGTCAGCGACGAGGACTTCGAAGCAACAACGCTGGTCGTCCGCAGCAATCTGGATTTGATCTCCAAGAGTTCGCGACGAGAGGTCTTGGTTTTTGTGCAGGACATGTTGCGCGGCGAGCCTGCGGAGGGCGTGAAGCTGCTGGTGTCCAACGGCGAAAAGGTACTTGCCACCGGAGCGACTGGTGACGACGGCGTCTACCAGGGAAAGTTCGATGAACTGAAAGATGCGGGGAAGGTTCGCGTGTTTGCCATGCTCGACGGATCGGTGGCATCGGACTTGGTCGATCTCTCGGGGCTGAAGCTCAGTCAAGGTCTCGCTGCAAAAGGCTATTTGTATACCGATCGTCCTGCATACCAGCCAGGTCAAATGGTGAAGTTTCGCGGCATCATCCGCGAGGTAAAAGACGGAGCCTATTCCGCTCCCGCCAATGACGAATACGAGATTGCCATCACCGACTCCGCCGGGCGTCTGTTGTACGAGCAACCGGTTGCGCTGAGCGAATTTGGAACGTTTGATTCCGAGTTTCAGCTTGATAGCAATGCTGCGGTCGGAACTTACCAACTGGTCGCCCGCAAGCCACGTGGTCCCACCTACGCTTCCACGTTCAACGTACAACCATTCAAACTGGAGAAGTTGAGACTCCGTCTCGATACCGATCGTGAGGTCTATTTCCGCGGAGAAGAGGTGGAGCTATCCATCGTGGCGGATTATTACTGGGGGCAACCCGCAGCCGAGAAGCTGGTCCGCTATTCGCTACCAGACGGACGAGCATTCGTCGAGAAGACCGACGCCGAGGGCAAGTTGGCGGTTACGTTTGACACCAGCGGCATGCAACCGGGTGCGCCACTTCGTTTTCAGGCTTCGATCGAAGGAGAAAACGTCACCACATCCCATGCGGCCGTGCTGGCGCTAAAGGGATTTGAAATCGCCGTGAAGCCAAGCCGCCCTTTGGCCCTCTCCGGAGAACCGATCGAGGTTGAGATCAAGACTACCACGCCCGACGGCGAGCCGGTCGGTAAACAGGTCAGGCTGTTTGTGTTGCGTCGAGCAACACCGACGGCGAATCCCGTTCTGAGCGGAGTGCCCTGGATCCATATCGCTCGGCGGCCCGCCGAAGAGGTGACCATCATGGAGCGGAATGTTGAAACAGATACGGAGACCGGTGTCGCAAAGCTCCAATTGAAAGACAAGTCGCTGGAAAAAGGTGGTCTGTATATCCTGCGAGTGAGTGGCGAGGATCGTTTCCAACAGGTGGTTACCAAACAGGCGACCGTGCAGATTTCGGATGACGACGATGCCACGAAGCTGAGACTATTCAGTAAGACCGACACGTTGCAGGTTGGCGGATCAGCGATGGTGAGACTCCATTCGCGAGTCAACGCCAAGTTGGCTCTTGTCACATTCGAGGGCGAGACGATCATTAGCCATCGCGTGATGCCGCTAAAGAAGGGATTCAATCCGATTGATATGTCGATTGACCACCAGCACTTTCCCAACTTCCGTTTGACGGTGTCGCTGATGGATGGCGATCAGCTACGATCGACTCACAAGCCTTTCCGTGTAGAGAGGGAGCTGAACGTCGAAATCAAACCGCTTGCGGAATCCTACGCGCCGGGCGAGTTGGGTAAAGTGGAATTGACGGTGACGGACCAGCTAGGCCGCCCTGTGGAAGCGGAGTTATCACTGGCGTTGGTGGACGAGGCTCTCTTCGCGATCTTTCGTGACACGACCCCAAACATCCTGCAGTTCTTTCAAAAGGATGCTTATCGCTACGCGGAGTTTCGCCAAGCGAGTACTTGTGGATTCCGTTACGAAGCGACGACGCGGCGGGTGATCAAGGCGTACCTAGACGAGCGCGAGTGGTTAGCACAAAGAGCGGCAGAGCTGAGACAAATGGCGGAACTTCAGGGTCGACAAGAAGGAATGCGGGCACAGGTATCGGGTATCATGACCCTGGAGGGTGAATCGCAACCCGCGTTGAACGCCCCTGCGGAGGATCCGTTCGGCGACGCTGACAGCGAATCCCGGTTGGGCGGCATGGGGGGCGGCATGGGGGGCGGCGGAGGGGATAGCAGGAGTAACCAGCAAATGTTTGGTTTTGATGCTCCCACGAACGGTGGCTTGGCTGCAAACGAGGGCGCGAATTGGTCAGACTTGTCGATGAGGCGTCAATCCGGATCTCAACGATTCGCGTCGAACGGGAGAGATGCCAATCGCAAGCAGGTAGAGGCACCGCGTGAAGAATTGCCTGAGGCGGGGTGGTGGACCGGTTCCATCGTTACCGACGCGAACGGGAAAACGACGGTCGAGATTCCTATGCCTGAGTCGACCAGCGAGTGGCGGATGACGGCGCGTGGTGCAAGCGTTGATACGTTGGTGGGCCAAGCCACGGCATCCGTCCAAACCCGACAAGATTTCTTTGTCACGGTGAAGACTCCACGCTCGCTGCAAGAGGGGGACTCGGTACAGGTGATCGCTCGAGTTCACAATCTTACCGAATATGCTGGGCCGGTCGATCTCCAGCTGACCGTACTCGGTGGTCAAGAGCTTACGTCGCGATTGGCCGAGCGTTCTTTGCGAGTGGACATCGAGAAACAAGGCGTCGTGGAGGCAGTCTTCGACGCCGTGACGATTCCCTCGACCGGTCAGCTTCGATTGGAAGTCACAGCGATAGCGGGTGATCTTTCCGATACGCTCGCTCAGACGATTCCGATACGGCCATGGGGACTCGAATTCGCTGACCAGGCGGGCGGCATCTCCACGACCGACGCGACGGCCTACGTGGAACTACCCGAAGGGCGTCCGTATCAGACTCAGTGGCTGGCGATCTCGGTGGGACCAAGCTTGCAGCAGAGTCTCATCGATATGGCGATGGGCGGCGGGCCGCTGCCTATGACATCTTCCGGCGGTGCGGCAAAGAGCCGTCTGCTGGGCGGATGCATTTTTCCACCGCCACCTTCTTGGGGGCGACAACCGGGCAGCGACTTGTTGGCCGTTGTCAGTGCGTTGGAATATGCCAAGAGTTTCAAAGCTCCGCGAGAAGACATCGAGCGTCTGCTGCGACGTGGTCGGACGCTGGTGAGTTCGTTGGTTGTGTCCCAGGGTGAAAAAGGGGGCTGGAATTGGCATGGAGCGAGTGACCAACCGGACTGGGCCGTCAGCTCGCTAAACTTCTGGGCACTCTCCGAGTCGAAGCGGTTGGGGTTGGTGGTGCATGATGATGCTTACCAGAAAGGCAGGACGTTCTTGGAAAACGTGTTCACGTCACTGGCTCAAGCCGACACCGACGCCAAGGCAGTCGTGCTACACGCGCTTTCGACGGCCAAGGCGGCCGATTTCGCTCACGTCAATCGACTGCACCGCGAACGCAACGGTCTGAGTTCGCCGGCGCTCGCCTACACCGCTTTGACATTGGCCAACCTAGGGCGGATGGATCATGCCGGAGAAGTTCTAGACGTGCTCGAAGCGAAGGGCCAAACGGACGAACAGCGATTGTTCTGGCCTGGATCAACCAAACAACCGTGGCTGAACGATCCAATTGAATCGACGGCTGTGACCGCGATCGCGTTGATCAAAGTCCGTCCCAAGTCGCCGCAAGTGGAAAAGGCCATCGGCTATCTGCTCAACAAAAAAGGGGTGTGGGGCTTCACGCCAGCCAAGGCCAACGGTCCGGCAGTCGCGGCGCTTGCTCTTTACTACCGGCTTGGCCAGCACGCTGCCGATGACTACAAGTTGCGGCTGTTGGTTAACGGTAAAGAGTTCGAGACGATCCATAGCCTCGGGGCTGAGCAAACGCTCATACGGGCGGTACCGGAAGAACTCGTCAAAGCGGGGAAGAACCAAGTCGATTTCAAGATCGAAGGACGTGGCGAGTATGCTTACTCGGTGTCGTTGCGCGGTTTTTCTAGTGAATTGAAAGACCCCGAGAGTTGGACTTATCCGATGGTTCGCAACCGTTGGTACCGCCACGCTCCACTGGAATACCGCGGCCGCCCGATTGGTCCAATCAGTACTTCCAGCGTCAAGAATATCGAGGTGGGGCAACGAGTCATGGTGCATGTTGACGTGTTTGAGCGCCAAGATCATACGATGTACACGACGGTTGAAGAACATCTGCCCGCTGGCATGATGTTGGTGGAAGGGTCTTTGTCAGGTCAATTCGATCATCATGTTGTCGAAGACGACCGTATCTTGATGTATTACCGGCCCGATCGAAGGGTCGCGGACTATCGCTATGAACTCGTTGGGTACGCAACGGGCAACTATCGGGTGCTGCCGACGGTGATTCGCGATACGCTACAGCCGCAGCGCATGAGGATTGGTGAGTCTGGCGAGCTGCGTGTCTTGAAGCCGGGAGTCGAGTCGGATGATCCCTATGCAATGAACGATTCGGAGCGTTTTGCGCTCGGCAAGCTGCACTTTGACGATGGGCTGTATCGGCAGGCTGTGGGATACCTCGCTCCGTTGTTCGCGGACAAGCAGCGGTATCAGGAAAAGGAAGTCGCCCGCATGTTGCTGTGGATCTATACTTCCGACGAGTTCTACGACGCCCAACAGATCGTCGACGTATTCGAGGTGCTACGTGAACGATTTCCTACACTGGAGATTCCCTACGACAAGATCCTCACCGTCGGCAAGGCTTATCGTGACATCGGTGAGTTCGAGCGGGCCTATCAGGTTTACCGGGCGACGATCGATGCCAGTTTCGTCAACGACAGCAACGTCTCGGCCGTTCTAGAAGACGAGGGGCAATTTCTTGGCTCGATCGACTACCAGGAGGACCTGTGGCGTTCGTACCCCGACACGGCCGACGTGTCCGCTGCCTTCTTTGCGATCTCGCAGTCTCTGTACCAACAGGCACCACGAGCGCACGAATTGGCCAAACAGCAACGCCAGATCTCGATCGAACGTGGAGACGATAAACCGACGGAGGCACCCAGCAAAGTTGCGATGTTGCGAGAGACGATTCGGCTTCTATCCGAGTTTTTGACTCTTTACCCTAACAATCCGTTGGCTGACGACGCTGCCTTTAGCATGGCCAACGCGCTACTCGATCTCAAACAATATGAATTGGTCGTTGAAGCGTGTGACCAATACCAAGAACGGTTCGAAAAGAGTGACTTCCAGAGTGGTTTTCAGTACATGACGGCGTTGGGCCACTTCTGGCAGCGGCAGCATGTCCAGGCACTGGCTGCAGCCACGGTCGTTGCGGAGGGTGAGAGCAAGGATCGCGATTTCGCTCGCTATATCATTGGACAAATCTACCACGCGGAGAACGACCCTGCCAATGCAATCCAATGGTACGAAAAAGTCGCCACGCAATACGCCGACGCCCAGCAGGCCATCGACTACTTCGAAGCGAAGCACGTTGCGATGGATGAGATCAATATCTTCAAACCGGGTGATCCAGTGAAGATTGCCCTTCGCTACCGCAACGTCGCCGAAGCCCGATGTCAGGTCTATCGAGTCGACCTAATGCGCTTGTATCTTCGTGAGAAAAATCTGGCGAACGTCACCAAGGTGAACCTCGCCGGCATCGCACCACTGGTGGAAACGACAATTCAATTGGGTGACGGCAAGGACTACGTCGACAAGGATCGAACCATTCAATTGGACATCGCCGAAGAGGGAGCGTATCTGGTGATCTGTCGCGGTGACGATCTGTTTACCAGTGCATTGGCGTTGGTGACACCTTTGGAGGTTGAAGTGCAAGAGGACGCGGTGAGCGGCCGTGTACGAGCCAACGTGATCAACTCGCAGGACAAACAGTATGTCCCCGAAGTCCACGTCAAAGCGATCGGTTCGGCTGACGACGAGTTCCGCTCGGGAGAAACTGACTTGCGAGGCATCTTCATTGCCGACAATATTCGTGGCAAAGCGACCATCATCGCCCGTGAAGGGAATGCTCGTTACGCGTTCTACCGAGGCGACGACTGGCTGGGCGCTCAAGACGAGGAGTCGCAGCCAGAAGCTAAGCCGTCCAGCTCCGCTCAGCGCGGGACGCAATTGGACTACCAGCAGAATCTGAAGTTCTACAACGGCAT